The Papaver somniferum cultivar HN1 chromosome 3, ASM357369v1, whole genome shotgun sequence genome includes a region encoding these proteins:
- the LOC113359028 gene encoding F-box protein At5g49610-like gives MLSFNRNNIHKKTPSIASGYFVQSDRNDSEHSLSFIPSAAHHSEHKSSQITFPSLDFLPESPNIVIESSSNYSSLLCCITKSSTIKIPTYYICKPATREWRKMPNPKTRLTALHTGVAVTQTYPNLQFKMLRLSYTKTGFGHHCEVFDSTSWAWKRLAYIKFNIEGTMLRKRNGIFLNGGFHWLTNLGEIFVYHVDQEKWAIIKVTQEMENYIQEALCIAIYCDGKLGVLYTTKEWMEIWILEGYSTTNPIWKRKFRRDVRRIFENSRYHPWPVGMWSNDTVMMLCDTKVVWINCTNDTCTTSEFSKPSTHELYLFRTEFLVIFRRLLLGRHTPLDGLHFAL, from the coding sequence ATGCTCAGTTTCAACAGAAATAATATTCACAAAAAAACGCCAAGTATTGCTTCAGGTTACTTTGTTCAGTCGGACAGGAACGACAGTGAGCACTCTCTGTCTTTTATTCCCAGCGCGGCCCATCATAGTGAGCACAAGTCATCTCAGATTACTTTTCCTTCTCTCGATTTCTTACCAGAATCACCCAACATTGTCATCGAAAGTTCATCTAATTATAGTTCATTACTATGTTGTATCACTAAATCCAGCACTATCAAGATTCCAACTTACTATATCTGTAAACCAGCAACAAGAGAATGGAGAAAGATGCCGAACCCAAAAACCCGTCTTACCGCTCTTCACACCGGTGTAGCAGTTACACAGACATACCCAAATCTGCAATTCAAGATGCTTCGTTTATCCTATACAAAGACGGGATTTGGACATCATTGTGAGGTGTTTGATTCGACCAGCTGGGCTTGGAAGAGATTGGCATACATTAAGTTTAATATTGAGGGCACTATGCTACGAAAAAGAAACGGAATTTTTCTTAATGGGGGATTTCATTGGTTAACTAATTTGGGTGAAATATTTGTATACCATGTGGATCAGGAGAAGTGGGCGATTATCAAAGTTACACAGGAGATGGAAAACTATATCCAGGAAGCACTTTGCATTGCAATCTACTGCGACGGGAAACTCGGGGTTCTTTATACTACAAAAGAGTGGATGGAAATTTGGATACTAGAGGGTTATTCTACCACCAATCCTATTTGGAAGAGGAAGTTTCGCAGAGATGTTAGACGGATCTTTGAAAATAGTCGTTATCATCCATGGCCTGTAGGAATGTGGTCGAATGATACCGTTATGATGTTATGTGACACCAAGGTTGTGTGGATCAATTGCACCAACGATACTTGTACTACTTCTGAATTTTCAAAGCCAAGTACGCATGAACTTTATCTGTTTCGTACGGAGTTTTTGGTTATTTTTAGAAGGttgttattggggcgtcacactcctttAGATGGGCTTCATTTTGCTCTGTGA